In a single window of the Pirellulales bacterium genome:
- a CDS encoding Nramp family divalent metal transporter, which translates to MANQTTLSADLPRTCLPDWGVADLPQPPALSWRHWSRFIGPGIVMMGIQIGGGEWLFGPEITARYGGGLMWIATVAIVLQVFYNLECGRYALYCGEPVFTGFMRTRPGPTFWIGFIFLLNMGALIPGLSTHAAAMVASLVLDRPPLAEDRPMVTTLAYVLLVVAVLPVLAGGKIYNMLQWVMTTKVVVVLGFCLVVGLVCVSATNWGKIFGGFLKFGTVPTLAADGQETTVNLFTHRYTEGNWPLVALGNIAVLGAFAGYAGGGGLGNATYSNFVRDKGWGMGQKVGAIPSAVGGRNVSLSHVGKVFPLSPQNLARWRGWWRYVFTDQVFIWGPGCVMGMALPALLSLQFAEHSTLAGQNLDWSQALITADGIRHAPQFASGAAGLLWTVTVLVGLLVMMPSQMSIVDDFSRRWTDILWSGNRRVRESMSGNQVRKVYYTILGLYVLWSLICAYLFSTYGTPKLMTIVIANLNNLAIGATAVHLLWINCRLLPRELRPRWYHRLGVAGCAVFYLGLALLVFLNKQLPELRNWLGSLAG; encoded by the coding sequence ATGGCGAACCAAACAACCTTAAGTGCTGATCTACCGCGCACCTGCCTGCCTGACTGGGGCGTGGCCGATTTGCCACAGCCCCCCGCGCTATCCTGGAGACATTGGAGCCGCTTCATCGGGCCCGGCATCGTGATGATGGGGATTCAGATTGGCGGCGGCGAGTGGTTATTCGGACCTGAGATCACGGCGCGCTACGGCGGCGGTCTGATGTGGATCGCCACGGTCGCGATCGTCTTGCAAGTCTTCTACAACCTGGAATGTGGCCGCTACGCGCTGTATTGCGGTGAGCCGGTGTTCACAGGCTTCATGCGCACCAGGCCCGGCCCGACATTTTGGATCGGATTCATCTTCTTGCTGAACATGGGGGCCCTGATTCCGGGACTGTCGACGCATGCCGCGGCAATGGTGGCGTCGCTTGTACTCGATCGTCCGCCGCTGGCCGAAGATCGACCGATGGTCACCACGCTTGCCTATGTATTGTTGGTTGTCGCCGTGTTGCCGGTGTTGGCCGGCGGCAAGATCTACAACATGCTGCAATGGGTGATGACGACCAAAGTTGTGGTCGTGCTCGGCTTTTGCCTGGTCGTCGGATTGGTATGCGTCAGTGCGACGAACTGGGGCAAGATCTTTGGCGGATTTCTCAAGTTTGGCACCGTGCCGACCCTGGCCGCTGATGGACAAGAGACCACAGTGAATCTCTTTACCCATCGCTACACCGAAGGGAACTGGCCGCTGGTGGCGCTCGGCAATATCGCCGTGCTCGGCGCGTTCGCCGGCTATGCAGGTGGCGGAGGGTTGGGCAATGCGACCTACAGCAACTTCGTCCGAGACAAAGGTTGGGGCATGGGCCAGAAAGTGGGCGCCATTCCCAGCGCCGTCGGCGGACGAAACGTCAGCCTCAGCCACGTGGGCAAGGTTTTCCCACTGAGTCCACAAAACCTGGCGCGATGGCGTGGTTGGTGGCGCTACGTGTTCACAGACCAGGTGTTCATTTGGGGCCCAGGATGCGTAATGGGCATGGCACTCCCCGCGCTGTTGTCATTGCAATTCGCGGAGCATTCCACGCTTGCCGGTCAGAATCTAGATTGGTCCCAAGCCCTCATAACGGCCGATGGTATCCGCCATGCACCGCAATTTGCCTCAGGGGCCGCCGGGCTGTTGTGGACCGTTACCGTCCTGGTCGGACTGCTGGTGATGATGCCCAGCCAGATGTCGATCGTCGACGATTTCAGCCGCCGCTGGACCGACATCCTTTGGTCTGGCAACCGCCGCGTCCGCGAATCCATGTCGGGCAATCAGGTGCGCAAGGTCTACTACACGATCCTCGGGCTGTACGTATTATGGTCGCTCATCTGCGCCTACTTGTTCAGCACCTATGGCACGCCCAAGCTAATGACCATCGTCATCGCCAACTTGAACAACCTGGCGATCGGCGCGACGGCTGTACATTTGCTGTGGATCAATTGTCGGTTGCTACCGCGCGAACTACGGCCACGCTGGTATCACCGGTTGGGTGTGGCTGGTTGTGCTGTGTTCTATCTTGGGTTGGCACTATTGGTGTTTTTGAATAAGCAGTTACCTGAATTGCGAAATTGGCTCGGCTCGCTGGCAGGTTAA
- a CDS encoding C-terminal binding protein produces the protein MPKVAITDYTFSSLDIESAILEPLGVEVVSWQEKRTAAELPQLVADAEYIITQFAPLTADVIASLTRAKVIVRYGIGVDNVDLEAARVKRIPVCNVPDYCIPEVADQTLAFILAATRSVTANSSAVHDGRWGLAVPLDQMRTLRDLQVGVVGFGRIGRAVVQRLLAFGCQVLVHDPVVSAHQIESAGCVSCGLDELLATADIVTLHCPSTSSTRGMINRESLARMKRGVILVNVARGDLIDTAALVDALREKRVSVAALDVFAPEPLPAGHPLLGLDNAILAAHIASTSVRAVRTLRETAAGIVAKAIRGEPLPNIVNGVS, from the coding sequence ATGCCGAAAGTTGCCATCACGGACTATACATTCTCGTCGCTCGACATCGAGTCAGCGATCCTTGAGCCCCTGGGTGTCGAGGTGGTTTCCTGGCAAGAAAAGCGCACTGCGGCCGAGTTGCCGCAGTTGGTCGCCGACGCCGAGTACATCATTACTCAATTTGCGCCTTTGACGGCCGACGTTATCGCTTCACTGACGCGTGCCAAGGTCATTGTTCGCTATGGCATCGGGGTCGATAACGTCGATCTCGAAGCGGCCCGCGTCAAGCGGATCCCGGTCTGCAATGTGCCGGATTACTGTATACCCGAAGTCGCCGACCAGACGCTGGCTTTCATCTTGGCCGCGACTCGTAGTGTGACCGCGAATTCGTCGGCGGTGCATGACGGCCGGTGGGGGCTAGCAGTGCCGCTCGACCAGATGCGTACGCTGCGCGATCTGCAAGTGGGTGTCGTGGGCTTCGGTCGCATTGGTCGCGCCGTCGTCCAACGGCTGCTGGCCTTTGGCTGCCAGGTGCTGGTGCATGACCCGGTGGTCAGCGCCCACCAGATCGAAAGCGCGGGCTGCGTGTCGTGCGGTTTGGACGAACTACTGGCGACGGCCGATATTGTTACGTTGCACTGCCCCTCGACTTCCAGCACGCGCGGCATGATCAATCGTGAATCGCTGGCGAGGATGAAACGGGGCGTAATTTTGGTCAACGTGGCCCGCGGTGACCTTATTGATACGGCGGCTCTGGTTGACGCCCTGCGCGAGAAACGTGTATCCGTGGCAGCACTGGATGTGTTTGCTCCTGAGCCGCTGCCTGCCGGTCATCCTCTCCTCGGTCTGGACAATGCTATTCTGGCGGCACACATTGCCTCGACCAGCGTGCGGGCCGTGCGCACCTTGCGCGAGACGGCCGCCGGCATCGTCGCCAAGGCGATTCGCGGCGAGCCGCTGCCAAACATCGTCAACGGAGTGTCCTGA
- a CDS encoding response regulator, whose product MAVDGPKILIIEDEQEIRRFLRASLAAHGFRFVEAETGQQGLMLAASQQPDLIVLDLGLPDMDGIDLIPRIREWSSLPIIVLSARGQEREKVAALDAGADDYLTKPFGMGELLARMRVALRHSLRHGAEGESPVFTVDQLTIDLSSRQITTHGKDVHLTPTEFRLLATLIRYAGKVVTHRQLLNEVWGPDSLDETHSLRVYMAKLRDKIEQNSARPRYLLTEPGVGYRLVAE is encoded by the coding sequence ATGGCGGTCGACGGACCAAAAATCTTGATCATCGAAGACGAGCAGGAAATCCGGCGTTTCCTGCGGGCGTCGCTGGCGGCGCACGGGTTTCGCTTCGTCGAGGCCGAAACGGGTCAGCAGGGACTAATGCTCGCGGCCAGCCAGCAGCCCGATTTGATCGTGCTTGATCTGGGCTTGCCCGATATGGATGGCATCGATCTGATCCCGCGCATACGGGAATGGTCGTCGCTGCCCATCATTGTCCTCTCAGCCCGCGGGCAAGAGCGTGAAAAAGTTGCCGCCCTCGACGCCGGGGCCGACGACTACCTGACAAAGCCCTTCGGCATGGGTGAACTGCTAGCTCGCATGCGCGTGGCACTGCGCCATTCTCTACGTCATGGCGCGGAAGGAGAGAGCCCCGTCTTCACGGTCGATCAGTTGACGATCGACCTCAGCAGCCGCCAGATCACCACCCACGGTAAGGACGTTCACCTCACTCCCACCGAGTTTCGTTTGCTGGCCACCCTCATCCGTTACGCCGGCAAGGTAGTCACCCACCGCCAGTTGCTCAACGAAGTTTGGGGACCCGACAGTCTCGACGAGACTCATTCGCTGCGGGTCTACATGGCCAAGCTCCGCGACAAGATCGAGCAAAACTCGGCCCGCCCGCGCTATCTACTGACCGAGCCCGGCGTAGGCTATCGCCTGGTCGCCGAGTAG